In Chitinophaga oryzae, the sequence GGTACAGTACGGCCAAAAGCATATAAAACCACCAATAGTGCTACAGCAGCACCAACCAGGAGAACTTGTGACTTTCGCATCGCCTAAAGATTAGGCTGCAAAACTAAGAACTTTTGAGCTTCTTTACCTCAGCAACAAATTCTTTCGAAGGCTTGAATGCCGGAATAAAGTGCTCCGGAATCTCCACAGCTACGTTCTTCTTGATGTTGCGGCCAATCTTGGCGGCCCGTTTCTTTGTGATAAAACTACCAAACC encodes:
- a CDS encoding HU family DNA-binding protein codes for the protein MRKADLINNIAEKTGIPKVDVLVTLEAMFKEVKEALANGEHIYIRGFGSFITKKRAAKIGRNIKKNVAVEIPEHFIPAFKPSKEFVAEVKKLKSS